A section of the Streptomyces sp. SCL15-4 genome encodes:
- the pheS gene encoding phenylalanine--tRNA ligase subunit alpha has protein sequence MSAPNKSYDPVEVEALKPEEIERMRDEALAAFAAADSLDALHEAKVAHTGPASPLALANREIGALPPHAKAEAGKRVGMARGAVNKGLAARQTELEAERDARVLVEEDVDVTLPYDRVPAGARHPLTTLSERIEDIFVAMGYEVAEGPQVEAEWFNFDALNIGPDHPARGEADTFFVQGPDGGAESGVVLRTHTSPVQIRSLLDRELPVYVICPGRVYRTDELDATHTPVFHQVELLAVDEGLTMADLKGTLDHMVQSLFGEGMKTRLRPNFFPFTEPSAEMDMLCYVCKGESVGNSDRPCRTCSSEGWIELGGCGMVNPRVLTACGVDPEKYSGFAFGFGIERMLMFRHNVEDMRDMVEGDVRFTRPFGMEI, from the coding sequence CCGCGGACTCCCTCGACGCGCTCCACGAGGCCAAGGTCGCCCACACCGGCCCCGCCTCCCCGCTGGCCCTCGCCAACCGGGAGATCGGCGCCCTGCCCCCGCACGCCAAGGCCGAGGCCGGCAAGCGCGTCGGCATGGCCCGCGGCGCCGTGAACAAGGGTCTCGCCGCCCGCCAGACCGAACTGGAGGCCGAGCGCGACGCCCGGGTGCTGGTCGAGGAGGACGTCGACGTCACGCTGCCGTACGACCGCGTCCCGGCCGGCGCCCGCCACCCCCTCACCACGCTCTCGGAGCGCATCGAGGACATCTTCGTGGCCATGGGCTACGAGGTCGCCGAGGGTCCGCAGGTCGAGGCGGAGTGGTTCAACTTCGACGCGCTCAACATCGGCCCGGACCACCCGGCCCGCGGCGAGGCCGACACCTTCTTCGTCCAGGGCCCGGACGGCGGCGCCGAGTCGGGTGTGGTGCTGCGCACCCACACCTCGCCCGTGCAGATCCGCTCGCTGCTCGACCGCGAGCTGCCGGTCTACGTGATCTGCCCCGGCCGCGTGTACCGCACCGACGAGCTGGACGCCACCCACACCCCGGTGTTCCACCAGGTCGAGCTGCTCGCCGTGGACGAGGGCCTGACCATGGCCGACCTCAAGGGCACCCTGGACCACATGGTCCAGTCCCTGTTCGGTGAGGGCATGAAGACCCGGCTGCGCCCGAACTTCTTCCCCTTCACCGAGCCGAGCGCCGAGATGGACATGCTCTGCTACGTCTGCAAGGGCGAGTCCGTCGGCAACTCCGACCGGCCCTGCCGCACCTGCTCGTCCGAGGGCTGGATCGAGCTGGGCGGCTGCGGCATGGTCAACCCGCGGGTGCTCACCGCCTGCGGCGTCGACCCGGAGAAGTACAGCGGCTTCGCCTTCGGGTTCGGCATCGAGCGGATGCTGATGTTCCGCCACAACGTCGAGGACATGCGAGACATGGTCGAGGGTGACGTCCGGTTCACCCGGCCGTTCGGGATGGAGATCTGA